The Edwardsiella tarda ATCC 15947 = NBRC 105688 region TTAGCTCACTCGCTCATCGAGAGCCTCGCTCGTCGCCTGGATCAGGCGGAACAGAGCCGTGTACAGATCCGGGCGCTCTCCTTGGAGTATCCACAGATCACGCTTGAGGATGCTTACGCCATCCAGCGTGCCTGGGTGGCGCAGAAGATCGCCGCCGGGCGCCGTTTGGTGGGCCATAAGATCGGCCTAACGTCGCGAGCGATGCAGATCAGCTCGCAGATTACGGAGCCGGATTATGGCGCGTTACTCGACGACATGCTGTTTGCCGACGGGGGAGAGATCTCGACGGATCGCTTCATCGTGCCCCGTATCGAGGTCGAGTTGGCCTTTATTCTGGCGAAGCCGTTACGTGGCCCGAACTGTACCCTGTTCGACGTATATAACGCCACGGATTACGTCATCCCTGCCTTGGAGTTGATCGACGCGCGCAGCCATAACGTCGATCACCAGAGTGGTCGGCCGCGCAAGGTCTTCGACACCATCGCGGACAATGCCGCGAACGCCGGGGTGATCTTGGGCGGGCGTCCCATCAAGCCAGAGGCCTTAGATCTACGTTGGATCAGTGCGTTGTTGTATCGCAACGGGGTGATTGAGGAGTCCGG contains the following coding sequences:
- the hpaH gene encoding 2-oxo-hept-4-ene-1,7-dioate hydratase, whose amino-acid sequence is MLAHSLIESLARRLDQAEQSRVQIRALSLEYPQITLEDAYAIQRAWVAQKIAAGRRLVGHKIGLTSRAMQISSQITEPDYGALLDDMLFADGGEISTDRFIVPRIEVELAFILAKPLRGPNCTLFDVYNATDYVIPALELIDARSHNVDHQSGRPRKVFDTIADNAANAGVILGGRPIKPEALDLRWISALLYRNGVIEESGVAAAVLNHPANGVAWLANRLAPYQVQLEAGQIILAGSFTRPVAARQGDTFHVDYGPLGAISCRFV